The proteins below are encoded in one region of Sulfolobus islandicus Y.N.15.51:
- a CDS encoding xanthine dehydrogenase family protein molybdopterin-binding subunit, translating into MIQEHLPLITVKESYIDDISPKNVVYLSVVRSPIARGIIKNISKPSLGQISLMGSKFI; encoded by the coding sequence ATGATACAAGAACATTTACCTCTTATAACGGTAAAAGAAAGTTATATTGATGACATTAGTCCGAAAAATGTAGTTTATCTTAGTGTGGTTAGGTCTCCAATAGCTAGGGGTATAATAAAGAACATATCTAAACCGAGTCTGGGACAAATTAGTCTAATGGGTTCTAAATTTATATAG
- a CDS encoding 2-oxoacid:acceptor oxidoreductase family protein, translating into MTLIELALRGRGGQGIVTAGELVTKAMVLEDKYAQSIPFFGGERRGAPVVSFLRLSDKPILLHREVYNPDGVAIFDTSLIQIINVTEGLKENGFLLLNTNTPNRIWKSEYIVDATSIAKELGLVVAGWAVVNTAMIGALVKILGQPSLHSLEEAVKEEFPGKIGELNAEAVEMGYKGVKSVD; encoded by the coding sequence ATGACTCTTATTGAATTAGCTTTAAGGGGAAGGGGAGGGCAAGGGATAGTTACTGCTGGGGAACTTGTTACAAAGGCCATGGTTTTAGAGGATAAATACGCCCAATCCATACCCTTTTTCGGTGGGGAAAGGAGAGGAGCTCCAGTCGTATCATTTCTAAGGCTGTCAGATAAGCCGATACTTTTACATAGAGAAGTTTACAATCCAGACGGTGTTGCAATATTTGATACGTCACTCATTCAAATAATTAACGTTACAGAGGGACTCAAAGAAAACGGTTTCTTACTACTAAACACAAATACGCCTAATAGAATTTGGAAAAGTGAGTATATTGTTGACGCTACAAGTATTGCTAAAGAATTAGGGCTAGTCGTAGCTGGATGGGCTGTTGTTAATACCGCGATGATAGGAGCTTTAGTGAAAATCTTGGGGCAACCTTCCTTACACTCGTTGGAAGAGGCTGTAAAGGAAGAATTCCCGGGAAAGATAGGGGAACTCAATGCGGAAGCGGTTGAAATGGGATACAAGGGGGTGAAAAGTGTTGATTAA
- a CDS encoding 4Fe-4S binding protein: MIKVPMGVPVARPRIGSAGKTGLWRVEKPVIDYNKCTKCRLCVIYCPENTIDLLENLYPQIDYDYCKGCGVCAQVCPPKAIDMVREVK, encoded by the coding sequence TTGATTAAAGTCCCCATGGGAGTACCAGTAGCTAGGCCAAGGATAGGATCTGCGGGAAAAACTGGATTATGGAGAGTTGAGAAACCAGTAATTGATTACAATAAGTGTACTAAGTGTAGACTTTGCGTAATTTATTGCCCAGAAAATACTATTGATCTCCTAGAGAACCTCTATCCTCAAATTGATTATGATTATTGTAAAGGTTGTGGTGTTTGTGCACAAGTTTGCCCACCTAAGGCAATAGATATGGTTAGGGAGGTGAAGTGA
- a CDS encoding transketolase C-terminal domain-containing protein translates to MQVLKRKTLALVGNHAVAYAVKQSKPQVLAVFPITPQTTMLEKISEYIASEELNAELIKVESEHSALASIYGAALAGARVFTATSSQGLLYMTEMIYWAGGQRVPMVAAVATRAIAEPWSIWDDHQDFLSKRDAIWIQMMAENVQEAYDMTIQAFRISEDERVILPVMMGFDGFILTHTMERIEVLEDGEVDNFLPPRQFNLIDFSDPIGVGPIATPEDYIKYRYEAMKAMERAKGVIEEVMNEYERISGRKQNGLVECYKCEDAKYVFVTMGAWSGDCKVAVDRLRDAGVEAGLLKIRVFRPFPKEKIEEYLRSMKGVIVLDRAYSYGSGGILANEIKATLYGYRVPVYSVIAGIGGKDVRPRHFQKVIEDLINDNLEEERWLL, encoded by the coding sequence ATGCAAGTTTTAAAGAGGAAAACTTTAGCTTTAGTTGGTAATCACGCAGTTGCTTATGCTGTTAAGCAATCTAAACCTCAAGTTTTAGCGGTGTTCCCAATAACTCCTCAAACTACAATGCTAGAGAAAATTTCCGAATACATAGCTTCTGAGGAATTAAATGCTGAGTTAATAAAGGTGGAAAGTGAGCATTCTGCGTTGGCTTCAATTTATGGTGCTGCATTGGCTGGTGCTAGAGTTTTCACTGCAACGTCTTCTCAAGGACTACTATACATGACTGAGATGATATATTGGGCTGGAGGTCAAAGAGTCCCTATGGTTGCTGCAGTTGCAACTAGGGCAATTGCAGAGCCTTGGAGTATTTGGGATGATCATCAAGATTTCCTAAGTAAGAGAGATGCAATTTGGATTCAAATGATGGCAGAAAACGTTCAAGAGGCTTACGATATGACAATACAAGCGTTTAGAATTTCAGAAGATGAGAGAGTAATCTTACCAGTCATGATGGGATTTGATGGCTTCATATTAACTCACACAATGGAAAGGATTGAGGTATTAGAGGATGGTGAGGTTGACAACTTTTTACCGCCTAGACAATTTAACCTAATTGACTTCTCTGATCCTATTGGTGTTGGACCAATCGCAACTCCAGAGGATTACATCAAGTATAGGTATGAGGCTATGAAGGCCATGGAAAGAGCTAAAGGGGTTATTGAGGAAGTAATGAATGAATACGAGAGGATAAGTGGAAGGAAACAAAACGGTTTAGTTGAGTGTTATAAATGTGAAGATGCCAAATACGTTTTCGTTACCATGGGAGCGTGGAGTGGTGACTGTAAGGTTGCTGTGGATAGACTAAGGGATGCTGGGGTTGAGGCTGGATTGCTCAAAATCAGGGTATTTAGACCATTCCCAAAGGAGAAAATAGAGGAATACTTAAGGTCAATGAAAGGTGTAATAGTTCTCGATAGAGCTTATTCGTATGGTTCTGGGGGGATTTTAGCAAATGAGATAAAAGCTACACTTTATGGCTATAGAGTACCAGTTTACAGCGTAATAGCAGGTATTGGTGGAAAGGACGTTAGGCCACGTCACTTCCAAAAGGTGATTGAAGACCTAATCAACGATAATTTGGAAGAGGAGAGGTGGTTGTTGTGA
- a CDS encoding 3-methyl-2-oxobutanoate dehydrogenase subunit beta — MSSLVTPKRIPKFYRGNAACPGCPIPKELDVLLEVLGNKTVLVVPASCTTIIMGDTSGMPSTVPVIHSAFGAPAAIASGIVRALRTRGDKDVIVTVWAGDGSTGDIGFASLSGAAERNEDILYVCYDNEAYMNTGIQRSSLTPKGAWTTTTPEGKREYKKPLPFIIAEHKVPYVATASIAYIYDYEAKVRKAKQIRGFRYLHLLSPCPPGWRFDSKLTIDTAKLAVETGVWPLFEIENGEFRLTSVSKTLLDKKNRKPVAEYLKLQGRFKQLTEEEIKGIQEEIDEMWQEIKKLVKK; from the coding sequence GTGAGTAGTTTAGTTACACCTAAGAGGATACCCAAGTTCTATAGAGGTAATGCTGCTTGTCCGGGTTGCCCAATACCTAAAGAGTTAGATGTACTCCTAGAGGTTTTAGGAAATAAAACCGTTCTAGTCGTTCCAGCCTCATGTACCACAATAATAATGGGAGATACAAGTGGAATGCCTTCAACTGTCCCAGTGATACATAGTGCATTTGGTGCTCCCGCAGCTATAGCTTCCGGCATTGTTAGAGCTTTAAGGACTAGGGGAGATAAGGATGTAATAGTAACCGTATGGGCTGGTGATGGTTCTACTGGAGATATAGGATTTGCATCATTAAGCGGTGCTGCAGAGAGAAATGAGGATATCCTTTACGTATGTTATGATAACGAAGCGTATATGAATACTGGAATTCAACGTTCAAGCTTGACGCCAAAAGGCGCATGGACAACGACAACTCCAGAAGGTAAGAGGGAATATAAGAAACCCTTACCATTCATAATTGCAGAACATAAAGTACCATATGTAGCTACTGCTTCAATTGCTTACATATACGATTATGAAGCCAAGGTGAGGAAAGCTAAGCAAATTCGTGGATTTAGATATTTACACTTATTATCCCCATGTCCGCCCGGATGGCGTTTCGACTCTAAATTGACTATTGACACTGCGAAACTTGCAGTTGAGACTGGAGTTTGGCCACTCTTTGAAATAGAAAATGGTGAGTTTAGATTGACTAGTGTAAGTAAGACACTACTTGACAAGAAGAATAGGAAACCAGTAGCGGAGTATTTAAAATTGCAAGGAAGATTTAAACAGCTCACTGAAGAGGAAATAAAGGGTATACAAGAGGAAATCGATGAGATGTGGCAGGAAATTAAAAAACTAGTTAAGAAGTAA